TTTCCCCTCGGAATCGGGTTCCTGAGAACGTGCCATCTCCCCGTTGGAGGGTCGTAGAACAGCACCCTGGGGATGTAGTCCATGTCCATGAACGTGTTGTCCAGGCTGAGCTCTATTCGAAAGCCATCAACCTCGACGAAACCATCCTCGCGCAGCCGTCTCTTCCAGTCCATATGGAAAGTTGGAGGGGAGGTTTAAAAGCTCATCTCCTCCCCGCGAGGGCAACAATCAACGCCAGCAGGACCACTATTCCGGGCCCGCATACCTCCCCTTTAGTCGAACCAGACATCGTGGTAGAATCCCCGGAAGGAGGCTTAGTTAGTGTCGGCCCAACGTAGGCCGTCCCGTTCGGGAGCTCGTACACGGGAACCTCGCGGGTGAAGCACCTGACGAGGAGGGGGTTGAGGCTCTCATCGTAGGGTATCCATGCAAAGGTGCCGTTCCCCGTTTCGTACCAGCCTATGTTGGAGTTGTGCCCCGCGTTTCCCCACTCTGCAGCCCGGAGCACGCCCTCAACGTCCGATTCGTCCATCCGAAGGGCACCGGTCTCAATCAGCCACTCGAGCTCGGCTTTTAAGGCTTTGGAGGCGTTGACCTCTGAGGGATCCAGCGACGGGGAAAGCCGGGTTACGGAGGTCTTGACCAGCGTCAGGGAGACGTCGCAGGAGACGCCAAAGGCGCCGAGGAAGTCCTTGACGGCAGCGTTCACTTCGTCATCGGACCTGTTCACCCCCTCAACCTCAAGCTCAAAGTACCCTGCCCGGATCACCTTGGACGGATTGATCCCGTGCTCCCTCAGGCAGGACTCAAAGGCCGGGTTCGGCTTCCAGGTGCAGAGGCCGTTGACGCAACCGCAGCTCGTCAGTGAGAGGCAGTCGTACCACGGCTTGTAAACGCAGGGCGTCACTATCTCCCGGGCTTCCTTCTTAGGGGCGCAGACCTCACCGGAACAGCCGCCGGTGGCGCAGTCGGCGTCGGAGGTGCACTCTTTTCCCCGAACCGGGGTCAAGCTTATTCTAACGCCATTCCTCTCAAAGGTCGTGTTATCTGTGACGTTCCAGCCGTCGGCCCTTAGTTTCTCGAGGGTTTCCTCTGTGATGAGAATGGAGAGGTTTAACGAAGCCCTCGAAACGTCTATGGTCTTCCACCCCACAGGTATCTGAACCCTGAGGTGGGGGCCGTCGCTCCCGTTCCAGAGCATGACGTAGAGCCTTTCATCGTAGTGTGAGAGGAAGACAAAGGTGCCGTTTTCGACTACCGCGTTGTGGAGGGCGTTGAAAGCGGGATACGGCCGATAAACTATCCCCGGCTTGTTCAGAACGACCTCAACGG
The DNA window shown above is from Thermococcus celericrescens and carries:
- a CDS encoding CGP-CTERM-anchored Cys-rich protein — translated: MKRLAALMVLLMFTLTPVVKACMSSSDGYAVEVVLNKPGIVYRPYPAFNALHNAVVENGTFVFLSHYDERLYVMLWNGSDGPHLRVQIPVGWKTIDVSRASLNLSILITEETLEKLRADGWNVTDNTTFERNGVRISLTPVRGKECTSDADCATGGCSGEVCAPKKEAREIVTPCVYKPWYDCLSLTSCGCVNGLCTWKPNPAFESCLREHGINPSKVIRAGYFELEVEGVNRSDDEVNAAVKDFLGAFGVSCDVSLTLVKTSVTRLSPSLDPSEVNASKALKAELEWLIETGALRMDESDVEGVLRAAEWGNAGHNSNIGWYETGNGTFAWIPYDESLNPLLVRCFTREVPVYELPNGTAYVGPTLTKPPSGDSTTMSGSTKGEVCGPGIVVLLALIVALAGRR